Proteins co-encoded in one Polaromonas vacuolata genomic window:
- a CDS encoding YkvA family protein: MNFLNQLKLWAKKIKRDGLTLWFALKNPDTPWFAKALAALVVAYALSPIDLIPDFIPVLGYLDDVILLPLLIWLTIKMLPATVLCSCREKADEWIASKAAKPKSTLGAVLVIALWMALSYGLWRWYSQ; encoded by the coding sequence ATGAATTTTTTAAACCAACTCAAGTTGTGGGCTAAGAAAATAAAACGCGATGGTTTAACGCTTTGGTTTGCCTTGAAAAATCCTGACACACCTTGGTTTGCCAAAGCTTTAGCGGCATTGGTGGTTGCCTACGCGCTTAGCCCTATCGATTTAATTCCTGACTTTATCCCCGTGCTTGGCTACCTAGATGATGTGATTTTGTTGCCGCTGCTGATTTGGCTGACTATCAAAATGCTGCCGGCTACGGTGCTGTGCAGTTGCAGAGAAAAAGCCGATGAATGGATTGCTTCCAAAGCGGCGAAACCCAAAAGTACGCTGGGCGCGGTTTTAGTCATAGCCTTGTGGATGGCGCTGAGCTATGGG